From a region of the Phragmitibacter flavus genome:
- a CDS encoding DUF1501 domain-containing protein, with the protein MFRIPGQIGKDLCDRHLGNSRRDFLRVGGAGMIGMTLNQVFRAQAASVGHAGGPGWGKAKNMIMIYLQGGPSHIDLWDPKENVPDKVRSAFKSIPTKIPGVHFTEILPNLAKVNDKFTTIRSMSYTPNGLFNHTAAIYQIMTGYTTDKVSPSGQLEPPNAKDFPNFGSNIIRLKPMDEPMLPFVMMPRPLQESNVIGKGGTAGFLGKSFDPYTLYPDGDDMEMDKMTRIKIDDLQLRPDLFSVRLQRRARLRNAINDQMPIIEAAVKDMSLDDYYDRALNLIASGRARDAFALDRETDRVRDSYGRNTFGQSCLLARRLIEAGTRVVEVIWPKVANSDNHSWDHHVGLTKRMKDQSGPMLDQGLSALFEDLDSRGLLEETLVVAVGEFGRSPEKGVSTSGNGNSADGRDHWPYCYTSIIAGAGIKRGYVHGKSDATASSPLEDPVHPGELLATIYHAFGIDPESIVYNHLNQPRELVKAKAVTQLFA; encoded by the coding sequence ATGTTCCGCATTCCTGGCCAAATTGGCAAAGACCTTTGTGATCGTCATCTGGGCAATTCCCGTCGGGATTTTCTCCGCGTCGGCGGCGCGGGCATGATCGGCATGACGTTGAACCAGGTTTTTCGGGCGCAGGCGGCCAGTGTGGGTCACGCGGGCGGACCGGGTTGGGGCAAGGCGAAGAACATGATCATGATCTACCTGCAAGGTGGACCGAGCCATATCGATTTGTGGGACCCGAAAGAGAACGTGCCGGACAAGGTGCGCAGTGCCTTCAAGAGCATCCCCACCAAGATCCCGGGCGTGCATTTTACCGAGATTTTGCCCAACTTGGCCAAGGTGAATGACAAATTCACCACCATTCGGAGCATGAGCTACACGCCGAATGGGTTGTTTAACCACACGGCGGCGATTTACCAAATCATGACCGGATACACGACGGACAAGGTGAGTCCGTCCGGTCAGCTGGAGCCGCCCAACGCGAAAGACTTTCCCAATTTTGGCTCCAACATCATTCGCTTGAAGCCGATGGATGAACCGATGCTGCCATTTGTAATGATGCCGCGCCCGTTGCAGGAGAGCAACGTCATTGGTAAGGGCGGCACGGCGGGATTCCTCGGCAAAAGTTTTGATCCCTACACGTTGTATCCCGATGGCGACGACATGGAGATGGACAAAATGACGCGCATAAAGATCGATGATTTGCAGCTTCGCCCCGATTTGTTCAGCGTGCGTTTGCAGCGTCGTGCGAGGTTGCGCAATGCAATCAATGATCAGATGCCGATCATCGAAGCGGCGGTGAAGGACATGAGTTTGGATGATTATTATGATCGGGCATTGAACCTGATCGCCAGTGGTCGTGCGCGTGATGCTTTTGCGCTGGATCGCGAAACCGACCGCGTGCGAGACAGTTATGGTCGCAATACCTTTGGGCAGAGCTGCCTTTTGGCGCGACGTTTGATCGAAGCCGGAACGCGGGTGGTGGAGGTCATCTGGCCGAAAGTGGCCAACTCGGACAATCATTCTTGGGACCATCACGTGGGACTGACCAAACGCATGAAGGATCAGAGCGGTCCGATGCTCGACCAAGGGCTGAGTGCGTTGTTTGAGGATCTCGACAGCCGCGGATTGCTGGAGGAAACGCTGGTGGTGGCGGTGGGGGAATTTGGTCGCAGCCCGGAAAAAGGCGTGAGCACCAGTGGCAATGGCAACAGCGCGGATGGGCGCGATCATTGGCCGTATTGCTATACCAGCATCATTGCGGGGGCGGGGATCAAGCGTGGATACGTGCATGGCAAATCCGATGCAACGGCGTCCTCGCCGCTGGAAGATCCGGTGCATCCCGGCGAGTTGCTGGCGACGATTTATCATGCGTTTGGCATTGATCCGGAGTCCATTGTTTACAATCACCTCAACCAGCCGCGCGAGTTAGTAAAGGCGAAGGCGGTGACGCAGTTGTTTGCGTAG
- the ilvN gene encoding acetolactate synthase small subunit, producing MSREIITADKKPAPKADIMKVHTLSMFVSNKPGVLGRICQVFSRRGFNIDSLVVSQGRDPEFSRMTVGISGHPEGLHQIIMQCNKLIDVIHCFEHDDRDSVTREMILIKLQAGPADRTEILQIVKHYNGKTVDLHEESLIVMVHGNTDKVDAAVRMLSKFEIVETVRTGKVVMARGTTDT from the coding sequence ATGTCCCGCGAAATCATTACCGCCGATAAGAAACCAGCCCCGAAAGCTGACATCATGAAAGTGCACACCCTCAGCATGTTCGTGAGCAACAAACCTGGTGTCCTCGGCCGCATCTGCCAGGTGTTCAGCCGCCGTGGATTTAACATCGACTCCCTCGTGGTCTCCCAAGGTCGCGACCCTGAATTCTCCCGCATGACCGTGGGCATCAGCGGCCATCCTGAAGGTCTTCATCAGATCATCATGCAGTGCAACAAACTGATCGACGTCATCCACTGTTTCGAGCACGACGACCGCGATTCCGTGACCCGCGAGATGATCCTCATCAAACTCCAGGCCGGCCCTGCCGATCGCACCGAAATCCTCCAGATCGTCAAACACTACAACGGCAAAACCGTGGACCTGCACGAAGAGTCCCTCATCGTCATGGTGCATGGCAACACCGACAAGGTGGACGCCGCCGTGCGCATGCTGAGCAAATTTGAGATCGTGGAAACCGTGCGCACCGGCAAAGTGGTGATGGCGCGCGGCACGACGGATACCTGA
- a CDS encoding addiction module protein produces MSTATLFAEALSLAEDDRVRLIELLNESLGAPSHTENANDIEKTQSDEARQRFEAYSSGEIEAVDGRQLMNDLLARYH; encoded by the coding sequence ATGAGCACCGCCACTCTTTTCGCTGAAGCACTTAGCCTCGCTGAAGATGACCGTGTGCGCCTGATTGAACTTCTGAACGAAAGTCTGGGTGCCCCCTCCCATACCGAGAACGCCAATGACATCGAAAAGACCCAGTCTGACGAAGCTCGGCAACGGTTCGAGGCATACTCAAGTGGCGAGATCGAGGCCGTGGACGGCAGGCAGTTGATGAATGATCTCCTCGCTCGTTATCATTGA
- a CDS encoding 4-hydroxy-3-methylbut-2-enyl diphosphate reductase: MNAPPPDQQRRVNIRTEDGLQRVEVEVISHYRSELVESLRKTGGLLTVGNTTIRLAKEFGFCYGVERAIDLAYAARQVFADRKLYLLGEIIHNPEVNRQLDAMGIISIPMAEQERTISTLSPQDVVIVPAFGAETRLMNIIKERGCLVVDTTCGDVMNVWKRVRSYAKQAFTSIIHGKSSHEETRATASRALGDQGNGHYLVVLTLDDVDYVCRYIREGGNREEFLARFNGESVSDGFDPDLHLQRVGVANQTTMLKSETEEIQRQVRQAVIDRDGEELAPKNFQVFDTICGATQERQDSLFDMLEKPMDVLMVVGGYNSSNTAHLVEIGEKELPTFFIRTAECLKSFTEIIHFDLHQKAEKTSYSEKLASPDPIIVGITAGASCPNNLIEETILRICELRGIAPEHVLQEAAKAAA; encoded by the coding sequence ATGAACGCTCCTCCTCCTGATCAACAACGCCGAGTCAACATTCGCACCGAGGATGGGTTGCAACGTGTCGAGGTGGAGGTGATCAGCCATTACCGCAGCGAACTGGTCGAAAGCCTGCGCAAAACCGGCGGTCTTCTGACGGTGGGCAACACCACCATCCGGCTCGCGAAGGAGTTCGGCTTTTGCTACGGTGTCGAGCGCGCCATTGATCTTGCCTATGCAGCCCGGCAGGTGTTTGCGGATCGCAAACTGTATCTCCTCGGCGAGATCATCCACAATCCCGAGGTCAACCGCCAGCTTGACGCGATGGGCATCATCAGCATTCCCATGGCGGAGCAGGAACGCACCATTTCCACGCTGAGTCCGCAGGATGTCGTCATTGTGCCGGCATTTGGTGCCGAGACGCGCCTGATGAACATCATCAAGGAGCGGGGTTGTCTCGTCGTCGACACCACCTGTGGCGATGTGATGAATGTTTGGAAACGCGTTCGCAGCTACGCCAAACAAGCCTTCACCTCCATCATTCACGGCAAGTCCAGTCATGAAGAAACCCGAGCGACCGCTTCGCGTGCGCTGGGCGATCAGGGCAACGGACATTATTTGGTGGTGCTGACGCTGGACGATGTCGACTACGTCTGCCGCTACATTCGCGAAGGCGGAAACCGGGAAGAATTTTTGGCGCGTTTTAATGGGGAGTCGGTTTCGGACGGATTTGATCCGGATCTGCACCTCCAACGCGTGGGGGTTGCGAACCAGACCACCATGCTCAAGTCGGAGACCGAAGAAATTCAGCGACAGGTGCGTCAGGCGGTGATCGATCGCGATGGAGAGGAACTGGCCCCGAAAAATTTCCAGGTGTTCGACACCATTTGTGGAGCCACCCAGGAACGCCAGGACTCGCTTTTTGACATGCTGGAAAAGCCAATGGACGTCCTCATGGTCGTTGGCGGCTACAACAGCTCGAACACGGCGCATCTCGTGGAGATCGGCGAAAAGGAGCTGCCCACCTTTTTCATCCGCACGGCGGAGTGTCTGAAAAGCTTCACTGAGATCATCCATTTCGACCTTCATCAAAAGGCGGAAAAGACCAGTTATTCAGAAAAACTCGCCAGTCCCGATCCCATCATTGTCGGCATTACCGCCGGGGCGTCCTGCCCGAACAACCTCATTGAAGAAACCATCCTTCGCATCTGCGAACTGCGCGGCATTGCTCCCGAACACGTCCTGCAGGAAGCCGCCAAAGCCGCAGCATGA
- the nadB gene encoding L-aspartate oxidase, with translation MIEYDFVVVGSGAGGLSAALKAARHGRVAVVTKREVEDSNSSWAQGGIACVQSEEDSFDQHVQDTLIAGAGLCKEDAVRVIVKEGPARIDELVAMGVEFDRREEPGAHLEFDLTREGGHTRRRVLHHHDATGKEVTDKLIRAARAEKNITLLEHHYAIDLITTAKLGGVAEDRVLGLYVLDEVSGEVLTLRSDRVILATGGCGRVYLYTTNPKVATGDGVAMAWRAGAAIANMEFIQFHPTCLYHPKQRSYLITEAMRGEGAVLVDGNGEEFMQKYDPRGSLAPRDIVARAIDHEIKRTGAPCVYLDITSKPADFVIKHFPNIYQTCLAVGIDITREPIPVVPAAHYQCGGVRTDVNGATSLRGLCAVGEVGCTGLHGANRLASNSLLECVVVAHRAVELLLLKFPMGKTNGQEYAIPVWQSGDAQNIDELVVIYHNWDEIRRLMWDYVSIVRTRKRLQRAAARLRNLKREVQEFYWNFRISSEVLELRNLVETASLIVDCAERRHESRGLHYTLDSPLPDDSRAPVDTVLRRY, from the coding sequence ATGATTGAATACGACTTTGTTGTCGTGGGTAGTGGTGCGGGTGGATTGTCGGCTGCGCTGAAGGCGGCCCGCCATGGTCGTGTGGCCGTGGTGACCAAGCGTGAGGTGGAGGATTCCAATTCCTCGTGGGCGCAGGGGGGGATTGCCTGTGTGCAGAGTGAAGAGGATTCGTTTGATCAGCACGTGCAGGACACGCTGATTGCCGGGGCGGGCTTGTGCAAGGAGGACGCGGTGCGGGTGATTGTGAAAGAGGGGCCGGCGCGCATTGATGAACTGGTGGCGATGGGCGTGGAGTTTGATCGTCGCGAAGAACCCGGGGCGCATCTGGAGTTTGATTTGACCAGGGAAGGTGGTCATACCCGCAGGCGGGTGTTGCATCATCACGATGCGACGGGAAAGGAAGTGACCGACAAGCTGATCCGGGCGGCGCGTGCGGAAAAGAACATCACTTTATTGGAGCATCATTATGCGATTGATTTGATCACCACAGCGAAGCTCGGCGGTGTGGCGGAGGATCGGGTGCTGGGATTGTATGTGCTGGACGAGGTCAGTGGCGAGGTGCTGACCTTGCGCAGTGACCGGGTCATTCTTGCCACAGGCGGTTGCGGTCGGGTTTATCTGTATACGACGAATCCGAAAGTGGCCACGGGCGATGGCGTGGCGATGGCCTGGCGGGCGGGGGCGGCGATTGCGAACATGGAGTTCATCCAGTTTCATCCGACCTGTCTGTATCATCCCAAGCAGCGTTCGTATCTGATCACCGAGGCGATGCGGGGTGAAGGAGCGGTTTTGGTGGATGGGAATGGGGAGGAGTTCATGCAGAAGTATGATCCACGTGGTTCGCTGGCTCCGAGGGATATCGTGGCGAGGGCGATTGACCATGAGATCAAACGCACGGGGGCGCCTTGTGTGTATTTGGACATCACTTCCAAACCGGCGGATTTTGTCATCAAACATTTCCCGAACATCTATCAGACCTGTCTGGCGGTGGGCATCGACATCACAAGGGAGCCGATACCGGTGGTTCCAGCAGCGCATTATCAGTGTGGTGGCGTGCGGACGGATGTGAACGGGGCGACGTCGCTGCGCGGTTTGTGTGCGGTGGGTGAGGTCGGCTGCACGGGATTGCATGGAGCGAACCGGCTGGCCAGCAATTCACTATTGGAGTGTGTGGTGGTGGCTCATCGGGCGGTGGAGCTGTTGTTGCTGAAGTTTCCGATGGGCAAAACCAACGGGCAGGAATATGCGATCCCCGTGTGGCAGAGCGGCGATGCCCAGAACATTGATGAGCTGGTGGTGATCTATCACAACTGGGATGAGATTCGCCGGTTGATGTGGGACTACGTGTCGATCGTGCGCACTCGGAAACGGTTGCAGCGTGCGGCGGCGCGATTGCGTAATTTGAAGCGCGAGGTGCAGGAGTTTTACTGGAACTTCCGGATCAGCAGCGAGGTGCTGGAGCTGCGCAATCTGGTTGAAACGGCGTCGCTGATTGTTGACTGCGCCGAGCGCCGACATGAAAGCCGGGGGTTGCATTATACCTTGGACTCGCCGTTGCCAGACGACAGTCGCGCACCGGTTGATACGGTGCTGCGACGGTATTGA
- a CDS encoding UvrB/UvrC motif-containing protein gives MKCDMCDSDATVFLTQIIDGKMTQVNLCDKCSKDKGVTDPTGFQLADFLLGAAQKKPKQVSHQQDDEGLACPSCGFTRAHLKKIGRMGCPDCYRVFADDLESMLRAMHKGTRHIGKAPVKQAVAPPEPSAPAKTTPSSEVRTLVAPPVPPPASPANLKRKLADLKSAIDKAVADERYEDAAKLRDQMRDIESKIA, from the coding sequence ATGAAGTGTGACATGTGCGACAGCGACGCCACGGTTTTTCTTACCCAGATCATTGATGGAAAGATGACCCAGGTGAACCTGTGCGACAAATGCTCCAAGGACAAGGGCGTCACCGATCCCACCGGATTCCAACTGGCGGATTTCCTCCTCGGAGCCGCTCAGAAAAAACCCAAACAAGTGTCCCACCAGCAGGACGACGAAGGACTGGCCTGCCCTTCCTGCGGATTCACCCGCGCCCATCTCAAAAAAATCGGACGCATGGGGTGCCCCGATTGCTACCGCGTTTTTGCCGACGATCTCGAAAGCATGCTGCGGGCCATGCACAAAGGCACCCGCCACATCGGCAAGGCTCCCGTTAAACAAGCCGTTGCTCCCCCTGAACCCTCTGCTCCCGCCAAGACAACGCCCTCATCCGAGGTGCGCACCCTCGTTGCCCCGCCCGTGCCGCCTCCCGCCAGTCCTGCCAATTTAAAACGAAAGCTTGCCGATCTCAAATCCGCCATCGACAAAGCCGTGGCCGATGAGCGTTACGAAGACGCCGCCAAATTGCGCGACCAGATGCGCGATATCGAGTCGAAGATTGCGTGA
- the ilvE gene encoding branched-chain-amino-acid transaminase: MAAPSLLIYLDGNIVPESEAKISVFDHGLLYGDGVFEGIRFYNGRVFRLTEHLERLYESSRSILLNVPLNFEEMEKAVLDTIAANNLRDGYIRLLITRGVGPLGLNPYQCPKASVVVIASSISLYPQEKYDLGLTMVTCATRRPSPAALSPQVKSLNYLNNIMAKIEAIQGGGEEGVMLNEQGFVAECTGDNIFILKRGEVLTPPIAAGGLDGITRRVAIELLAELGVPLREVNLTRHDIFTAEECFLTGTAAEVIAGVMLDRRPIGTGKPGPLTKQLVEKFKALANSTGTPITYP, from the coding sequence ATGGCCGCGCCCTCCCTCCTCATCTATCTCGATGGCAACATCGTTCCCGAATCTGAAGCCAAGATCAGTGTGTTCGACCACGGATTGCTTTATGGCGACGGAGTTTTTGAAGGCATCCGCTTTTACAACGGCCGCGTCTTTCGTCTCACTGAACATCTTGAGCGGCTCTACGAATCCTCGCGCTCCATCCTGTTGAACGTTCCATTGAATTTCGAGGAAATGGAAAAAGCCGTGCTCGACACCATCGCCGCCAACAATCTACGCGACGGATACATTCGCCTGTTGATCACCCGCGGCGTTGGCCCACTTGGCCTCAATCCCTACCAATGTCCCAAAGCCAGCGTCGTGGTCATCGCCTCCAGCATCTCGCTCTATCCGCAGGAAAAATATGACCTCGGTCTTACCATGGTCACCTGCGCCACACGTCGCCCCAGCCCGGCAGCCCTCAGTCCCCAGGTCAAATCGTTGAATTACCTCAACAACATCATGGCAAAAATCGAAGCCATCCAGGGTGGCGGTGAAGAAGGCGTGATGCTCAATGAACAAGGATTTGTGGCCGAATGCACCGGCGACAATATCTTTATTCTCAAACGTGGCGAGGTGCTCACTCCACCAATTGCCGCCGGCGGTCTGGATGGCATCACCCGCCGCGTCGCCATCGAACTGCTCGCCGAGCTGGGCGTGCCCCTTCGTGAAGTCAATCTGACCCGTCACGACATCTTCACCGCTGAAGAATGTTTCCTCACCGGCACCGCCGCCGAGGTGATTGCCGGCGTCATGCTCGATCGCCGCCCCATCGGAACCGGCAAGCCTGGACCTCTGACCAAACAGCTCGTTGAGAAATTCAAAGCCTTGGCCAACTCCACAGGCACCCCCATTACGTATCCTTAG
- a CDS encoding L-threonylcarbamoyladenylate synthase: MITETLTTDLPDLLKLAVNDAVKLLAAGEVVALPTETVYGLAADALNADAVAKIFAAKERPTFDPLIVHVPHKKDLDMVADIPEDIAPTVKRLIERFWPGPLTLILPKKACVPDIVTAGLPTVAVRASQNLVFNRVARTLEKPLAAPSANRFGSISPTSAAAVLSELDGRIPLIVDGGACHFGLESTIVKVEAASPKPRLIILRPGPITAEDLKAYGKPVSIDKLKADEKPEAPGMLASHYAPRTPLRILDSPNDFLPDPDKTYALLSYRGEPEDGYTDLVEWKQMQILSPGKGKLPEAAVRFFYALRALDECGADEIISEPLPERGLGVAMMDRLRRAATIK; this comes from the coding sequence ATGATCACTGAAACTCTCACTACCGACCTCCCCGACCTCCTCAAACTCGCCGTCAACGATGCCGTCAAATTGCTTGCGGCTGGAGAAGTCGTCGCCCTGCCAACGGAGACCGTCTACGGACTGGCCGCCGATGCGTTGAATGCCGATGCCGTGGCCAAAATCTTCGCCGCCAAGGAACGGCCGACCTTTGATCCGCTGATCGTTCATGTGCCTCACAAGAAGGATCTGGACATGGTCGCGGATATTCCTGAAGACATTGCACCGACCGTCAAACGTCTCATCGAGCGTTTTTGGCCAGGTCCGTTGACGTTGATCCTTCCCAAAAAAGCATGTGTGCCGGACATCGTCACCGCCGGGTTGCCGACAGTAGCGGTGCGGGCCAGTCAAAATCTCGTGTTCAACCGAGTGGCCCGCACGCTTGAAAAGCCGCTCGCGGCACCGAGCGCCAATCGTTTTGGCTCCATCAGCCCCACTTCGGCGGCAGCGGTGCTGTCAGAGCTGGATGGCCGCATTCCTTTGATCGTGGACGGTGGGGCGTGCCATTTCGGATTGGAAAGCACGATTGTGAAAGTGGAGGCGGCATCGCCCAAACCACGTCTGATCATTTTGCGCCCTGGTCCGATCACGGCGGAAGATTTGAAGGCGTATGGCAAGCCGGTTTCGATCGACAAGCTCAAGGCAGACGAAAAACCGGAAGCCCCTGGCATGCTGGCGTCGCATTATGCACCGCGCACGCCGTTGCGTATTTTGGATTCGCCGAACGACTTTTTGCCTGATCCGGACAAAACCTACGCGTTGCTTAGCTACCGTGGCGAGCCGGAGGATGGTTACACGGATTTGGTGGAGTGGAAGCAGATGCAGATTCTCAGTCCCGGCAAAGGCAAACTTCCTGAAGCAGCGGTGCGTTTTTTTTATGCGTTGCGGGCTTTGGATGAATGCGGCGCCGATGAGATCATTTCTGAGCCGCTTCCTGAACGCGGACTTGGCGTGGCGATGATGGACCGGTTGCGTCGGGCTGCGACGATCAAGTAG
- a CDS encoding type II toxin-antitoxin system RelE/ParE family toxin — protein sequence MLVRYLLPAKIELLQAQEYYDHQQPGLGREFLLEIEAAVQRIIQHPQAWRKLTPEIRGCPIERFPYRIIYHSNPDELLILSIFHLHRQPNSWKTNLS from the coding sequence ATGTTAGTTCGCTACCTTCTTCCAGCGAAAATCGAGTTGCTACAGGCACAAGAGTATTATGACCACCAACAGCCGGGATTGGGCCGCGAATTTCTCCTCGAAATCGAAGCCGCAGTTCAAAGGATCATCCAGCACCCTCAAGCATGGCGCAAACTGACTCCTGAAATCCGCGGCTGTCCCATCGAGCGTTTTCCCTATCGAATCATCTACCACTCCAACCCAGACGAATTGCTCATTCTCTCCATCTTTCATCTCCACCGTCAGCCCAACAGCTGGAAGACCAACCTCTCCTAA
- a CDS encoding type II secretion system protein, whose product MKIYRSYVNAFTLLELLVVVSIIGVLAALAVPVSQRVLHQARSSHCIGNLRQLGAAVNLHLAENNNFLPTLEAGRSSKDDDVAVIDNTYDAYTEDGDEVFCCKADHKNLFETTGTSYMWNHLINGQNVASLEFMGFIRNSTRIPVIGDKEGFHHFRDVRVNILYADGHVAKEIQFLVAEP is encoded by the coding sequence ATGAAAATTTACCGTTCTTACGTCAACGCCTTCACCTTGCTGGAGCTTCTGGTGGTGGTCAGCATCATCGGGGTGCTGGCGGCGCTTGCGGTTCCTGTCAGTCAGCGGGTGCTGCATCAGGCGCGATCCTCACACTGCATCGGCAACCTGCGTCAATTGGGGGCGGCGGTGAACTTGCATTTAGCCGAGAACAACAATTTTCTCCCTACCTTGGAAGCAGGACGGTCCAGCAAGGATGACGATGTCGCGGTGATCGACAACACCTACGACGCCTACACCGAGGACGGGGATGAAGTTTTTTGCTGCAAAGCGGACCACAAGAACCTCTTCGAAACCACTGGAACCAGCTACATGTGGAATCATCTGATCAACGGTCAGAACGTCGCGAGCTTGGAATTCATGGGTTTCATTCGGAACAGCACGCGCATCCCGGTGATCGGAGACAAGGAAGGCTTTCATCATTTTCGCGATGTGAGGGTGAACATCCTTTATGCGGACGGACATGTGGCGAAGGAGATTCAGTTCCTTGTGGCCGAGCCGTAA
- the murJ gene encoding murein biosynthesis integral membrane protein MurJ: MSRPDPESEPDQAKPVAIPADNQAEARSTAKAFGLVTIAILCSRVLGLVREVVLNSLFGGTANVKWLDCFIMAFKAPNMLRDLFAEGALSTAFVTVFSKKMKAEGDDSAWGLARKMATLTAVFMSVVSLLGVIFAPVIIYLLAHGWHTDDPEKYHFTILLARIMYPFILLVSLAALVMGMLNARKVFFMPAMSSTFFNLGSMVTGGAIGWWLDPEFGRVAIIGFAIGTLIGGLCQLLILLPSLKKVGFHFFPDFNWRDSGVRNILKIMGPAVISGSVVQVNVLFNTMFASYVELDGSVTALNNAFRLMQLPLGLFGVGLATVSLPALARLATDGVSAEFRGTLSKNLRFVSLLSLPSAVGLIMLAEPIMSIIYGHGAAATNPMLIPMCAIALQAYALGLLFYAALKVLQPAFYAIDRRYIPMFVSLACVLLSVGLNYLFVIRWRLGHEYLALSTSITAALNFCLLFFFMRRSAGGLHDKQLFIAMMKLLISAAAMAGVCWVAKVTVLADWDQFSLWMRGIYLGGTISIAAAVYFTLNLLLGNEEAGAFASILKRRLIRK, from the coding sequence ATGTCACGCCCTGATCCTGAATCTGAACCCGACCAAGCAAAACCCGTCGCGATTCCGGCTGACAATCAGGCGGAGGCCAGGTCCACCGCAAAAGCGTTTGGCTTGGTAACCATCGCCATTCTGTGCAGCCGCGTCCTCGGGCTGGTGCGGGAGGTGGTGCTGAATTCCTTGTTCGGCGGCACCGCCAATGTGAAGTGGCTCGACTGTTTCATCATGGCCTTCAAGGCGCCGAACATGCTGCGTGACCTGTTTGCGGAAGGCGCGTTGTCGACGGCGTTTGTCACGGTGTTTTCGAAAAAGATGAAGGCCGAAGGAGATGACTCGGCCTGGGGACTGGCGCGAAAGATGGCGACCCTCACGGCGGTGTTCATGAGCGTGGTCAGTCTGCTGGGGGTGATCTTTGCCCCGGTCATCATTTACCTGCTGGCCCACGGGTGGCATACGGACGATCCGGAGAAATACCATTTCACCATCCTGCTCGCTCGCATCATGTATCCGTTCATTCTGCTGGTGTCGCTGGCGGCACTGGTCATGGGGATGCTCAACGCGCGCAAGGTGTTCTTCATGCCGGCGATGTCGTCGACCTTTTTCAATTTGGGGAGCATGGTCACTGGCGGCGCGATTGGCTGGTGGCTGGATCCTGAGTTTGGGCGAGTGGCGATCATCGGTTTCGCCATCGGCACCTTGATCGGCGGGCTGTGTCAGTTGCTGATCCTGCTGCCCTCGCTGAAGAAAGTTGGATTTCATTTTTTCCCGGACTTCAACTGGCGCGATTCCGGGGTTCGGAACATCCTCAAGATCATGGGCCCGGCAGTCATCAGTGGCAGCGTGGTGCAGGTCAATGTGCTGTTTAATACGATGTTTGCCTCCTACGTGGAATTGGACGGATCGGTGACGGCCTTGAACAATGCCTTTCGGTTGATGCAACTCCCGCTTGGATTGTTTGGGGTCGGATTGGCCACCGTGTCGTTGCCGGCATTGGCGAGGCTGGCGACCGATGGGGTGTCGGCAGAGTTTCGTGGCACCTTGTCAAAGAATTTGCGTTTTGTGTCCCTGCTGAGCCTGCCCAGTGCGGTCGGGTTGATCATGCTGGCGGAACCGATCATGTCGATCATTTACGGTCACGGCGCTGCGGCCACCAACCCGATGCTGATTCCGATGTGCGCCATTGCCTTGCAGGCTTATGCCTTGGGCTTGTTGTTTTATGCGGCGTTGAAGGTGTTGCAGCCGGCGTTTTATGCGATTGATCGTCGTTACATTCCGATGTTTGTGAGCCTTGCCTGTGTGTTGCTCAGCGTGGGATTGAACTATTTGTTTGTGATCCGCTGGCGGCTTGGTCATGAATACCTCGCGCTTTCCACCAGCATCACAGCGGCGCTGAATTTCTGCCTGCTGTTTTTCTTTATGCGTCGTTCGGCGGGCGGACTTCATGACAAGCAGTTGTTCATCGCGATGATGAAGCTTCTCATCTCGGCGGCGGCCATGGCGGGCGTTTGCTGGGTGGCGAAGGTTACGGTTTTGGCGGATTGGGACCAATTTTCGCTTTGGATGCGTGGCATCTACCTAGGCGGAACCATTTCCATTGCGGCAGCGGTCTACTTTACGTTAAATTTGCTGCTTGGTAACGAAGAGGCGGGAGCTTTTGCCTCCATCCTCAAGCGCCGCCTGATCCGTAAGTAA